AATACCATCTTGTTGATTTTTGACGTGGAAGCCAACCAAGAGACATGAAGGAGGTATTAATCATATTCTTCGTTAAGTTGTACATTTGGTGTTTGGAAGAATAGATAGAGAATTGTTCGATAAATGCATAAATTTTCATTTGACAAACAGGTAAAAATTGTTATCACTTCACTGGCTCTTCATAACTTTATAAGGGTTCATTCAAAAAACAGATTTTGAGTTCAAGCCTTATGATGCCAACGAGATGCTGCTACCTTCAAATGATGAAATAAATTATGACGACTAGAGATATCCACAAGGCGGAACGGGACAAGGATTCTTCATGGGGACTCCATGGGAATTGGGAATATACCAAAGATCTTTTAACACAATTTGAGGAGGaattataaaaaattacaaaagttgacaaaatatttataaaaagttTATAAAACATTTCAAAATTCTAAATTATATCAATTAGAGAAATTGATTGACATGGATAGACTTGACACCGATGGAAACTTAGAAGcttattaatgtttattattcATAGAACTAAAATTAtgctataatttataaatattttgatttattttacaaaaatgTCCCAAACTTCAATCGAGATATCTTAGAAATTAAATAACTTTATTAAACAAAATACGAAAGTGCAAGAactaattttgtattttaaggaaaaaatatatGTGAATTTTTGTGGATGTGACAAAATGATAACAAATAATACAAGGGACGCTTGGCAAAATAGCAAAGAAAATGATAATCGAGTCGATGTCACCGCGTAAATTTAAAAGCGAATAACCCTCTAATAGTCGTTTTGATATTATtaattcattttcatatttgtcatatttgcaacaTGAAAAAAATACGTGGTATGCAATTTCCAATAATATAACATCTAACAAAATTAGGAAcgcttttttaaataatgttattttaaaattttcggTAAAAGATGAAGTAGGAGTGAAACAATAGACAGAAATAGGGTAGAGAAATGGTGAACTTTGCTTACGTGGCCTTTGAAGTCGTCCACAATTCCATCAATCAcgcttattattattatttttttcattaaaaatccTCTGCTCTTTAATCAGATCAATTAGGTCTCCGTTGGTGGAGGAAATCGAATCAAACGGTGATATACCAAAAATAATAAGCTTATTGAATTGTGCAGATCTGCAAATTAGGGTTTTAACCATGGATTGCATTGTTAAAAAGGGGTATTTTGGGCGTAAAGATACTGTAGATGCTATGCTGGAAGAAGATTTGATAGATAGGCTTGTGGAGTTGCAGAGGTCGGAATTGGGTGGGGGTTTGATCGGATTGGGAAAACACACGGCAGAGGAGAGTAGAGAGGTAGCTGCAGGCAGTGCCGGAGAGAAGAGGTTCTTGGAGAAGCATCCATTTGCGAGCTGTGTAGCGAAATTTAGAGTGCAATCACGCTTATTTTATTCCATCCATTACGCTTATagttttgattttgaatttctattccttcatcttcctatttttaatattttaaattttttttattgaattattcaaatattctaattttaaatttcattaataaaTGGGATTTTGTTAATGATTCGATAAGGAAGTTTTTAAATAATCTTTTCTAATTCATAATtaagattttttcaaaaaataatcaaatattttaatttaataattaaagaaTGATATTTTTAAGAATTAAATATTTCTAGGAGGTTAGACTTATTAATGATATATTTTGAAGAGGTTGAAATTTATTAATatgattatatataaagaaaataaaaaagatatgtCTCGATGGAAGTACCACTTTAACGACTATGTCAATTAAGTCGTGGATCCGATTCACGACTTTCTTTATCttatttttttgtcaattgtttCACTCCTATTTCAACGACGGaaacttttaaaataacatggtccaaaattcaaaatcacaatggaagggaaaaaaatgtaaatgaaaTTGTTTGTGGAAGGGTAAAAATGTCATGTAGTCTCCATTGTCGTTCGAATACTTTAAAGACTCTGTTCTTCGACTCCTTCAGATCTGAACCATCCTCCCAAATCTGCCTCTCTCTCTCTGGAAATTCTTTTCCGATTTTGCTGTAAGATTCTCTCACATTCTCTCTCAATTTCATTTCTTATTCCCTGCTTCATTTTCTATGTAATTTTGCCTTCCCGCCTCTTTCATTTCTGTTGCCTGGCAAAGGTTTCTGAGAATCTGTAGAAAATGAACGGACTGGAAAATAGTTGTTCAGATCAAAGCCTTTGAAAATAGAAAACGCAGAATGATTCTGCCGGTTCTGTTGGTCATTAGAGggaaattttgatttgattgtcTTGGGAACTAAGCTGGAAGGGTTCTGTTTcaatttatgttttattttctttattttagatCAAACTCTTGTAATTTGGCTTCAAATGCTACTTTACAATGTCCTTGTTTCGATTTCTTAAAATACTTTTTGGGGTTTGATTTTATGTTCTGTAGACTTTGATTTATCATTTTGCAGATTACAAAAagctttcatttttttttttgccaaatTGTTGGAATGCTGCCTTTCTTATCTCAAATATTTGAATGAATGTAGATTTTAGTTCTTTACTTATGTTTACTTGTTTTCATGTTTGGATTTTCCTTTCCCTTTATTTTTAGTCGTTACCTATTTATCATCTGTTTGGAGATTTATATTCGTTTTCATGTTTTCGCAGGGTTGCTATTATCAGTTGTGGATGTGTTACCTTTAGGTATTTGGAGAATAATATGCTTTGGTTGAGCCTATCAATTGATGTACTTCGTAAAGTAGTGCATTTGAACCTCTATTGCAGGGTTATTTTGTAAATCACTTTTTGCATAGATAACACTGAATTATTCCTCACTGAGCTCCTTCTTTCAATCAGCCATGGGTTCCAATCACTTCTTTATTATTTCCTGTGATATCTACATTAGCTGAAAAGCTTCCTGTTAAATAGTTCTTTCTGCAGTGAGTATTCTCCTATTATCTCCCTCTTTCTCTGTTGTTGGTATTTCTCTTGTGCCTTCTGGGGTAGAAGGATAGTTGTTCGTTTAAGGTTCAGAAGTAGTTATGGTGTGCCAAGCTGCAACCCAGACAAGATTTCGGGCATTGAAACACGAGAATGGAATTGCAGGAAAACCAACAATTATAGTTAGAGTGATCGCATGCTTTCAACCTTTGCAGAGTTGTCAGGTTTGTCAACTCAGTTCTTGCCTTGTGATTTTTCTCGTTGATTCACAACCGGATTAGTTACACATTTATTTTGTTGGAATcgttttgtatttttttcccCTGGAAGTTGCCATGATGAAACTTTTGGCATTTTTTCTGTTCCAGGCTGAGTATTTTCGGCAATTGCTTAAGCCAGTCACGTAGATTGAATAGGATCTATTTCTCTTAAGCTGGACTCCGTAAACTTCTTTTTGTCTTTGTTCCTGAAAGTATTCAGTAGATAATTCCCACCATAGTAGACCATTCCacaaaattttgaggtaagtTTTTATTCTTGCTAAGTTTAATCTCcctttaattattttagttgtAACAAAGTAGtgatatttcaaaatattgaTTAGGTGGTTGTTTTTCTGAATGGTTGGGACTGATACTTGGCAACTGCACAATTATAATTCCATGAATGCATCAATAGAGATCAAGCAACAGGAAAGCTGCCAAACGAATATCAACCATGAAAGTTGCATGTTTTCCAAATGTATGGGAGGGATGCAACGGTTTGCAATTCCACCATTACCCAGTTTTGAAGTGGAACAGCTAAATGTTGTTCAGGGATCACGTCATTGCTTATCCCCTCATTTCCAAAACTCACTTGTTACTTTCATATCTTATCAGAAAGAAAAGGAATCTATGTATTATGCTCATGCTGGACCTAGTGGGATGCCTGTGTCAAAATCAACTAATGGGTCCTATCCAAAAGGATTTCTTATCTTTGATCAATCTGGAAACCAGAAGAGATTGATGTATGATCCTATGTGTCTTGTTTCTTTGTCCTCAATTGTTTCTGAAAACAAGCGTTGTGGTTGGCTTGCAGAAAAAGGGGCAGTTAGAGACATTAATTCGGTCAAGTATTCTCCAAATACTCTGTCCAATGAGAATTATGTAGCTGATGAAGAGAGCAGTGAAATGCATGAAAACACCGAAGAAATAGATGCATTACTTTATTCAGACTACGATGGCACTGGTTGTAGTAGTGATGATGAAGTGACCAGCACAGGACATTCTCCAGAGATGATCAATGAGCATTGTGAAAAGGAAGAACAATGTCAAGAAACTACTACAGAAGTTGCTAGTTCTGAAGTCCCAAGAAAAAAGCAGAGAGTGCATGATGGGGGGTACATAAAATCACTACCAATTGCTGCGGTTTCTTGTGCAAGAGTTGAATCACAGAACTATGCCAATGATGCAGAATCAAGCTGTGGCATGGTCCATAAGGAAGAGGCTGGAACAGATATTGATTTTTGTCATTCTTCTTGCAAAAAAGATAGGATCAAGGAGACGTTGAGAGTACTCGAGAGTTTAGTTCCTGGTGCAAAGGGCAAGGACCCATTATTGGTTATTGACGAAGCTATCGATTACTTGAAGTCCTTAAAACACGAAGCTACTGCTTTAGGTGTGAGCTGCTATTAGATCGCATGCCCCCAACTATAGATATCGGTTAATTGGTTAAAATTAGGCCATCATGTTGTGGTAACTTAAGAATtcttattttgaattttgatggATGCAATGCCAGTTTGTTTGCTAAGTCCGAGCCACTTCCTTTCTCATACAAGGAAAATGTGATGACTATCGTGATAACATTGAACCTAGCCTGAAAATGAGTGAATAATTACTATTTTTATTCGTTGACTAGACATGATTATGTTTGATGCTTTCAAGGGACTAAAGATCAGCAGAGGAAAGCCACAAAGATTTGAACGCGTGGGATGTGATAGTGGTGGGTTATGCTGAGAAATTAAAGACCCCACTTTTTCCAGCAATTTGAAGAATCCCTCAAGGATTTGGCGCATGGGCGTTAGGTAACCAAGGTCCCACTTTCcacattctttttctttttctttttctttttctctttctgtATCATGCTATGCCCTTACCCCCTTATTTTAGAGGTTATGCTATAAGAGTAGAGCTTCTCCCTTATGGTATTAGGTAGATGTTGCACGATGAAACTTTTGTGGGGAGTCTTGATTATGAGAGGAGTATGAAACTTTTGACTGAGCTCAGCTTTGGAGATGGATTTCACTTTTTGCTACTAGGTTTTGTGTGGATGTAATAATTGAGTTGTGAATGCTTTTCTTTggtcttatttatttatttttattttttatgttatgTACTGCTTTCTTTTATGTTTGTACTCGACCTAATTAGTGGCTGtacaattatatatattgttgatGAATAATATAATGCAAGTTTGTTGTCAAAAAGTATGTTCTATTCtgttttatataaaatattttccatGCTTTCTTGTTCAATTGTATTGGGTTGTTGAAGATCCAACAAAGTTGAAGTGGGGGTGTTCTATACTTTTGTGACAGGTATTTTGAATTAATGACTACTATTGACCTACTGGGTAAAGGACATTGTTGGCATTACAACATCTTTCTTTCCCTTATAACCTACTTAACACAAATTTTCTTTAGAGCatatatttgaagaaaaatacttTAATTGCATTCCAGACACTGATCTTTGTGTATTCCATCAAATAGTTCAATTGCATGTGACAACAAAAGATGCACAAATATGATGGATGATGGTTGAGATGTATTATTATCCTAAAATAGGATGGATTCTTAAACAATGTCCGGCAACAAAACAAGTTTTTAGAAAGGGTACATCtatttgataatcattttaTTTTGAGAAATTATATCAACGAAGAAAATTTATTTGATAACCAATCATAAATCACtatgtcatttactaaaataatttaatttgggattaactaaaacattgtctcaaattaaaattaaagacataaatTAGTCCATTAAAAACATGTCTTTTATTATGACtgttaattattttggtcaaattaaatattatttatttgggttGAAATTCAATTgaactaaaactaaaattaagCTTAATTTACCCCAAAGGTTAAATACGACCTAATTCAATGTAATTGAGTCTATGGATCAATTaggcccaagtccataaaagttTCTAGAGAGACTTAAATCCATAAAAACCCATCGGAGaattctataaatagaggaggttggaaagtttaaattttttactctGAATGTCTAGAGCCAGAAGACCTAACTCTTCAAGTCGACAACCatcaaacaatttaaaaaatgtagtgaCGTTGGCTCTATTATCATAAatctttttgctattttttcaataaaactccttttatttgttgattttcttttcattttgaaaATTATGCAGGTCCTATGTAGACATTTTATTTGTGGTTCTGGTTCTCATTTTTCTaaataattgaatatttgaatatttatcaagttttgaaaaatatagacaagtttttaaacttttattttctttcaaagtctggctttgattttttataatatttgtaaaatCGTAATAAAACATATAAGATGGTAGTAACGTTGGTTGacgtttaaaaataaaataaaaagctTGAAACTAAATGGTTAATGCTTactttcattttaaaaaaaacttaaataatagaaaacaatatggctttttaaaaaatataacaaatcagtaaaatatttaccttGTATAGAACGATTTTGAACAAGGAAAAAATCCACGAACTTATAATGtgtaataacaaaaataccccaCGATTAATTAGTTACATGTGCACGCGAAAAGCTTctaatttaaacgattgtataatatagtctaaaagatcgtttagatattggtacacgatcgttcagatcttcgtaaacgatcgtttaaatctaTCACTTATCTATCTCGAATAGACAATTATAGTGGTCTATC
This region of Cucumis melo cultivar AY chromosome 7, USDA_Cmelo_AY_1.0, whole genome shotgun sequence genomic DNA includes:
- the LOC103501164 gene encoding transcription factor bHLH143-like; the protein is MVGTDTWQLHNYNSMNASIEIKQQESCQTNINHESCMFSKCMGGMQRFAIPPLPSFEVEQLNVVQGSRHCLSPHFQNSLVTFISYQKEKESMYYAHAGPSGMPVSKSTNGSYPKGFLIFDQSGNQKRLMYDPMCLVSLSSIVSENKRCGWLAEKGAVRDINSVKYSPNTLSNENYVADEESSEMHENTEEIDALLYSDYDGTGCSSDDEVTSTGHSPEMINEHCEKEEQCQETTTEVASSEVPRKKQRVHDGGYIKSLPIAAVSCARVESQNYANDAESSCGMVHKEEAGTDIDFCHSSCKKDRIKETLRVLESLVPGAKGKDPLLVIDEAIDYLKSLKHEATALGTKDQQRKATKI